The Lactobacillus sp. ESL0680 genome has a segment encoding these proteins:
- a CDS encoding SH3-like domain-containing protein produces the protein MKKIQIGKRLLVGAIAATSLFVYGNYRVVNAKSYSKAVTKVAGDGNYTIYHHASTKGPTGAFTSSKYFKHANLQSKQSVTTKKGKFWQIIVDGRTVGWVNQNFFAKNKIVVAKKVSLVENSSYDFPTRDAISVAADSQGTAINPSDIKASPAKINTSKPGTTTVNFQYGSAKASVEVTVRDNQNEGIARADQMPKSGPTPVSTWKGSSKSSSRNWNAKHHYGFETKSNTFKAGDLTLKTKLYQPRFVSLDYNKAADKMGQVGVIPEGITVNGNNFTVAVFNNSSDDKGHLVSYDLAHINKYRAQNLPGLSWSTFKKYASHIKVSPYIKLGHGQSLGSSSKYLYVMANNNKLHNSSASEEILQIRKSDMQINQIWSFRIANGNSARYIHNATFSGDNTMYCLFHNGSNGRYEYWKVTRDGDMWTPIEVGATQSNFIGNGSPVQGFTYDASHNQFYIGFNDYLFRVGQDGTYKGKNKLHVKREIEGLAVSGSKLYVEFAQRGELTAGKTKKQLHKKLLF, from the coding sequence ATGAAGAAGATCCAGATTGGGAAACGTCTACTAGTTGGTGCAATCGCTGCAACTAGCTTATTTGTGTATGGTAATTATCGCGTGGTTAATGCCAAGAGTTACAGTAAGGCTGTGACAAAAGTGGCAGGAGACGGCAATTATACGATATATCATCATGCTTCAACTAAGGGACCAACTGGTGCATTTACGTCATCCAAGTATTTTAAGCATGCTAATCTGCAGTCGAAGCAGTCTGTGACAACTAAAAAGGGGAAGTTTTGGCAAATTATTGTTGATGGGCGAACTGTTGGTTGGGTCAACCAGAACTTTTTTGCTAAGAACAAAATTGTAGTGGCCAAAAAGGTTAGTCTAGTTGAAAATAGCAGTTATGATTTTCCAACGCGGGATGCCATTAGCGTTGCTGCAGATAGTCAAGGAACGGCAATTAATCCGAGCGATATTAAGGCTTCGCCAGCTAAAATTAACACAAGTAAGCCGGGAACGACTACTGTTAATTTTCAATACGGCAGTGCCAAGGCAAGCGTTGAAGTGACTGTGCGTGACAATCAAAATGAAGGAATTGCCCGAGCTGACCAAATGCCAAAGAGTGGTCCGACGCCGGTTTCTACTTGGAAGGGTAGTTCCAAATCGTCGTCACGCAATTGGAATGCCAAACATCATTATGGTTTTGAAACTAAGTCTAATACATTTAAAGCTGGTGATTTAACACTGAAAACCAAGCTTTATCAACCGCGATTTGTTAGCTTGGACTACAATAAAGCCGCTGATAAGATGGGCCAAGTTGGTGTAATCCCAGAAGGAATTACGGTAAACGGCAATAATTTTACAGTTGCGGTTTTCAATAATAGTAGTGATGACAAAGGGCACCTGGTATCTTATGACTTAGCCCATATTAATAAGTATCGCGCCCAAAATTTACCGGGATTAAGTTGGTCAACATTTAAAAAATATGCTTCTCATATTAAGGTGAGTCCTTACATTAAATTAGGCCATGGCCAGTCGCTCGGTTCTTCCAGTAAATATCTTTATGTGATGGCTAATAACAATAAGCTTCATAATTCCAGTGCTTCTGAAGAAATCTTACAAATTCGCAAGTCTGACATGCAGATTAATCAGATTTGGTCGTTTAGAATTGCAAACGGCAATTCAGCGCGCTACATCCATAATGCAACATTTAGTGGTGACAACACGATGTACTGCTTATTCCATAATGGCAGCAATGGTCGCTATGAATATTGGAAGGTGACTAGAGATGGTGATATGTGGACGCCAATTGAAGTTGGTGCTACGCAAAGCAACTTTATTGGCAATGGTTCGCCAGTCCAAGGTTTTACCTATGATGCAAGTCACAATCAATTTTATATTGGCTTTAACGATTATCTGTTCCGCGTTGGTCAAGACGGCACTTATAAAGGAAAAAATAAGTTGCACGTCAAAAGAGAAATTGAAGGTTTGGCAGTTTCTGGGAGTAAACTTTACGTTGAATTTGCCCAACGTGGTGAGTTAACGGCAGGAAAAACAAAAAAGCAGCTTCATAAGAAGCTGCTTTTTTAA
- a CDS encoding sugar-binding domain-containing protein, giving the protein MYSEFPVLEALVPDILKVFRQRYLVLEQISLNAPIGRRSVAQALGLSERNVRTETEYLRDLGLIEIKSFGMFMTEKGKKTLQDVAPLIDRHYNARQTEVELAQKLGIDRTIIVPGDSDLQERVYERMGEELSSALNLFLPLGKSIITVLGGVALAKSAKYLSKNLSDNRQLEFVPGRGALGENVAIQSNTIVQEMAAKTGGKYKTLYLPEQISTQTYKSLIRESTFADVLEDIAKSDVVIHGIGLAHDMARRRGYDSIRLSELREKKVVTECFGCFFDDRGKIVDRVQQVGLQFENLNKIPHIFAFACGSRKAQAIKAYMPNAPHQTWLITDEGASNKILKGI; this is encoded by the coding sequence ATGTACTCGGAATTCCCCGTGCTAGAAGCTCTCGTTCCTGATATCTTAAAAGTGTTTCGACAGAGGTATCTTGTTCTTGAGCAGATTTCACTTAATGCGCCAATTGGTCGCAGAAGTGTAGCGCAGGCTTTGGGACTTTCTGAAAGAAATGTGCGAACGGAGACGGAATATCTTCGTGATCTCGGCTTGATTGAGATTAAGAGTTTTGGCATGTTTATGACAGAAAAGGGTAAGAAAACCTTGCAGGACGTGGCTCCTTTGATTGACCGGCACTACAATGCTCGGCAAACAGAGGTTGAATTGGCTCAGAAGCTAGGGATTGACCGGACAATTATTGTTCCGGGTGATAGCGACTTGCAAGAACGAGTTTATGAGCGAATGGGTGAAGAACTAAGTTCGGCTTTGAATTTGTTTTTGCCGCTTGGTAAGTCAATTATTACCGTTTTAGGTGGTGTTGCCCTTGCTAAATCTGCAAAGTATTTGTCCAAGAACTTGAGTGATAACCGGCAGTTAGAATTTGTACCGGGACGCGGTGCACTGGGCGAGAATGTTGCAATTCAAAGTAACACTATTGTTCAAGAAATGGCCGCAAAAACCGGCGGAAAATATAAGACTTTATATTTACCTGAACAAATTTCAACGCAAACGTATAAGTCTCTCATTAGAGAATCGACTTTTGCGGATGTTTTGGAAGATATCGCCAAAAGTGATGTTGTTATCCATGGCATTGGTTTAGCTCATGATATGGCTCGGCGCAGAGGGTATGATTCAATTCGCTTATCCGAATTGCGCGAAAAGAAAGTGGTCACCGAATGTTTCGGGTGTTTCTTCGATGACCGAGGAAAGATTGTCGACCGCGTGCAACAGGTTGGCTTGCAGTTCGAAAATCTAAACAAAATCCCGCACATATTTGCCTTTGCTTGCGGCAGCCGTAAGGCTCAAGCAATTAAAGCTTATATGCCTAATGCTCCTCATCAAACCTGGTTAATTACTGATGAAGGAGCCTCAAATAAGATTTTAAAGGGGATATAA
- the gap gene encoding type I glyceraldehyde-3-phosphate dehydrogenase, with translation MTVKIGINGFGRIGRLAFRRIMDLGEKSKDIEVVAINDLTTPALLAHLLKYDSTHGTFNHEVSATEDSIVVDGKKYRVYAEPQAQNIPWVKNDGVDFVLECTGFYTSKAKSQAHLDAGAKRVLISAPAGNDLKTIVYSVNDDTLDANDKIVSAGSCTTNSLAPMVDALQKEFGIKVATMTTIHAYTSTQMILDGPVRGGNMRAARAAAANIIPHSTGAAKAIGLVVPELNGKVNGHAQRVPVVDGSLTELVSILDKKVTADEVNAAVKKYESPSFAYNDDEIVSSDVIGMTAGAIYDPTQTMVTTAGDNQLVKTVSWYDNEYSFTCQMIRTLLKFATL, from the coding sequence ATGACAGTTAAAATTGGTATTAACGGCTTTGGCCGTATTGGTCGTTTAGCATTCCGTCGGATCATGGATTTGGGCGAAAAGTCAAAGGATATTGAAGTTGTTGCTATTAACGACTTGACCACCCCTGCACTTTTGGCACACTTATTGAAGTATGACTCAACTCATGGTACTTTCAACCATGAAGTTTCAGCAACTGAAGACTCAATCGTTGTTGACGGTAAGAAATATCGCGTATACGCTGAACCACAAGCACAAAACATTCCTTGGGTTAAGAACGACGGTGTTGACTTCGTTCTTGAATGTACTGGTTTCTACACTAGCAAGGCTAAGTCACAAGCTCACCTTGACGCTGGTGCTAAGAGAGTCTTGATTTCAGCTCCTGCTGGCAACGACTTGAAGACTATTGTTTACTCAGTAAACGATGACACTTTAGATGCAAACGACAAGATCGTTTCAGCTGGTTCATGTACTACTAACTCATTGGCTCCAATGGTTGATGCTTTGCAAAAAGAATTTGGCATCAAGGTAGCTACTATGACTACTATCCACGCTTACACTTCAACCCAAATGATTTTGGATGGACCTGTTCGTGGTGGTAACATGCGTGCTGCTCGTGCTGCCGCAGCTAACATTATTCCTCACTCAACTGGTGCTGCTAAGGCTATTGGTCTTGTTGTTCCAGAATTGAACGGTAAAGTTAACGGTCACGCACAACGTGTTCCAGTTGTTGATGGTTCATTGACTGAATTAGTTTCAATCCTTGACAAGAAAGTTACTGCTGACGAAGTTAACGCTGCAGTTAAGAAGTACGAAAGTCCTTCATTTGCTTACAACGATGACGAAATCGTTTCAAGCGACGTTATCGGTATGACTGCTGGTGCCATTTATGACCCAACTCAAACTATGGTAACTACTGCTGGTGACAACCAATTAGTTAAGACTGTTTCATGGTATGACAATGAATACTCATTCACTTGCCAAATGATTCGTACTTTGTTGAAATTTGCTACTCTTTAA
- a CDS encoding phosphoglycerate kinase, with the protein MAKLIVSDLDVKDKKVLVRVDFNVPIKDGVIGDDNRIVAALPTIKYIIENGGKAILLSHLGRVKSDDDKKELSLKPVAERLSELLKKPVTFVPANEGQEVEDAINKMQDGDVIVLENTRFQDIDNNFGKRESKNDPKLGEYWASLGDMYVNDAFGTAHRSHASNVGIAEAMKKADKPAAAGYLMEKEIKFLGDAVANPVHPFVTILGGAKVSDKIDVITNLIPKSDHILIGGGMAYTFLAAQGHNIGKSLFEPDKVDLAKQLLKEADGKIVLPVDNLAATEFSNDASREVVGDDIPDNMMGLDIGPKTVEKFKKILKDAKTVVWNGPMGAFEMSNFANGTLEVGKALAELKDATTIIGGGDSTAAAKQLGIAPKITHISTGGGASLQYLEGKELPGIACISDK; encoded by the coding sequence ATGGCTAAATTAATTGTTTCAGATTTAGATGTCAAAGATAAGAAAGTTTTAGTTCGGGTTGACTTTAATGTCCCGATTAAAGATGGCGTAATTGGCGATGATAATAGAATTGTTGCCGCATTGCCAACAATTAAATACATTATTGAAAACGGCGGCAAGGCAATTTTGCTTAGTCACTTGGGTCGGGTTAAGTCAGACGACGATAAAAAAGAATTGTCACTTAAGCCAGTTGCTGAACGTTTAAGTGAACTCTTGAAGAAGCCTGTAACTTTTGTACCTGCAAACGAAGGTCAAGAAGTTGAAGATGCTATCAACAAGATGCAAGATGGCGATGTTATTGTTCTTGAAAATACTCGTTTCCAAGATATCGACAACAACTTTGGTAAGCGTGAATCTAAGAACGATCCTAAGCTTGGTGAATACTGGGCAAGTCTAGGCGACATGTACGTTAATGATGCCTTTGGTACCGCGCACAGAAGCCATGCTTCTAATGTGGGAATTGCTGAAGCAATGAAGAAGGCTGATAAGCCTGCAGCAGCTGGCTACTTGATGGAAAAGGAAATCAAGTTCTTGGGTGACGCTGTTGCTAACCCAGTTCACCCATTTGTTACCATTTTGGGTGGTGCTAAAGTTTCTGACAAGATTGATGTTATTACCAACTTGATTCCTAAGTCAGACCACATTTTAATTGGTGGTGGAATGGCTTATACATTCTTAGCTGCTCAAGGACACAACATTGGTAAGTCATTGTTTGAACCTGACAAGGTTGACCTTGCTAAGCAATTGCTCAAAGAAGCTGATGGTAAGATTGTTTTGCCAGTAGATAACTTAGCAGCAACTGAATTTTCAAATGATGCTTCTCGTGAAGTTGTTGGTGACGATATTCCTGACAACATGATGGGCTTAGATATTGGTCCTAAGACTGTTGAGAAGTTTAAGAAAATCTTGAAAGATGCTAAGACAGTTGTTTGGAATGGCCCAATGGGTGCCTTTGAAATGTCCAACTTTGCTAACGGTACTTTAGAAGTTGGTAAAGCTTTGGCAGAACTTAAAGATGCCACAACTATTATTGGTGGTGGTGACTCAACTGCCGCTGCTAAGCAATTAGGAATTGCACCTAAGATTACTCACATCTCAACTGGTGGTGGTGCTAGTTTGCAATACCTTGAAGGTAAGGAATTACCAGGAATTGCCTGCATTTCAGACAAGTAA
- the tpiA gene encoding triose-phosphate isomerase, translating to MRTPIIAGNWKLHMNPEQTTEFVDAVKGKLPESTKVEALICAPAVDLDALRKAAKGSELKVGAENAYFEDEGAFTGETSPKVLKEMGMDYCIIGHSERRGYFHETDEDINKKAKALLANGITPIICCGESLQRREANQQEEWVVGQIEEALKGLSAEQVASLVIAYEPIWAIGTGKTASSDQAEEMCKTIRDTVKNLYNEETAANVRIQYGGSVNPDNVKELMAKPDIDGGLVGGASLKPDSFLALVNYQD from the coding sequence ATGCGTACACCAATTATTGCTGGTAACTGGAAATTGCACATGAATCCAGAACAAACAACTGAATTTGTTGATGCAGTTAAGGGTAAGTTGCCAGAATCTACTAAAGTTGAAGCCTTAATCTGTGCTCCAGCTGTTGACCTTGATGCTTTAAGAAAAGCTGCTAAGGGTTCAGAATTAAAAGTCGGTGCAGAAAATGCCTACTTTGAAGATGAAGGTGCCTTTACTGGTGAAACTTCACCTAAAGTTTTAAAAGAAATGGGTATGGATTACTGCATTATCGGTCACTCAGAACGGCGTGGTTACTTCCACGAAACTGACGAAGACATTAACAAGAAGGCTAAGGCTTTGCTGGCTAATGGTATTACACCAATCATCTGCTGTGGTGAATCACTACAAAGACGTGAAGCTAACCAGCAAGAAGAATGGGTAGTTGGTCAAATTGAGGAAGCTTTAAAAGGCTTATCAGCTGAACAAGTTGCTAGTTTAGTAATTGCTTATGAACCAATCTGGGCAATTGGTACTGGTAAGACTGCTAGTTCAGACCAAGCCGAAGAAATGTGTAAGACAATTCGCGACACAGTTAAGAACCTTTATAATGAAGAAACTGCCGCAAATGTTCGCATTCAATATGGTGGTTCCGTTAACCCTGACAATGTTAAGGAATTAATGGCTAAACCTGATATTGATGGTGGTTTAGTCGGTGGTGCTAGCCTCAAGCCAGATTCATTCTTGGCTTTGGTTAATTACCAAGACTAA
- a CDS encoding Rgg/GadR/MutR family transcriptional regulator, whose amino-acid sequence MNTFGETIRQLRLSRSISQEELAEGLFDRSTLSKIESDKVYPSRENANEMISRLSLGLNEFEYVQRDYLPTKKNKILYKLLNLEFSTEIDKIKKIIADCSASNDSDLKRISLVLKAFLLLNEKDGLEPAKKLVQPIWNDYLSKIKILTITDICLLNMIAYAFDYETNKQIISKILYTIDNYYPFLKILKLNVLINLSNLHIDKENYQKAKDTLTQADKLAQEVGQYDKSLLCHSEIALCGQDYEQALYYADLLDKIGATTVAQPLKDEINNKQKLHN is encoded by the coding sequence ATGAATACATTTGGTGAAACTATCCGACAATTACGTTTATCACGCTCAATCAGTCAGGAGGAGTTAGCTGAAGGATTATTTGATCGCAGTACCTTATCTAAGATTGAATCAGACAAAGTATACCCTTCACGGGAGAATGCTAACGAAATGATTTCTCGACTTAGCTTAGGCCTAAACGAATTTGAATATGTTCAACGAGATTATTTACCTACAAAAAAGAATAAAATTCTGTACAAACTACTTAATTTAGAATTTAGTACTGAAATTGACAAAATTAAAAAAATCATTGCAGATTGTTCTGCTTCTAATGATAGCGATCTCAAGCGAATCTCTTTAGTATTAAAAGCATTTCTATTACTAAATGAAAAAGATGGTTTGGAACCAGCTAAAAAATTAGTTCAACCTATCTGGAACGACTATTTAAGCAAGATTAAAATTCTAACAATTACTGATATTTGCTTGTTAAACATGATTGCCTATGCTTTTGACTATGAAACTAACAAGCAAATCATTAGTAAGATTTTATACACAATCGATAACTATTATCCTTTTCTTAAAATACTCAAACTAAATGTTTTAATTAATCTAAGTAATTTACACATTGATAAAGAAAATTATCAAAAAGCAAAAGATACTTTAACTCAGGCTGATAAATTAGCACAAGAAGTTGGTCAATATGATAAGTCACTTCTTTGTCATTCTGAAATTGCTCTCTGCGGTCAAGACTATGAACAAGCTTTATATTATGCCGACTTACTTGATAAAATTGGTGCCACCACTGTTGCTCAGCCACTTAAAGACGAGATTAACAATAAACAAAAATTACACAATTAA
- a CDS encoding ABC transporter ATP-binding protein, giving the protein MNVVTLENVEVQFRKNVLLTNVNLTVNAGDLILLNGDNGTGKSTLLKVICGLLRPNNGKVSVFNQELSKGKFASDTAVMINAPQFIGNYSGLENLCALARIKHKIDASTVKQYMKLVGLDPENKTKVKKYSLGMNQKLGLAQALMEDEKLILLDEPLNGLDKTSKIKLINLITKIHHEKPDKTWIIVSHDDSFNEICNRKWQIKDKELSVSE; this is encoded by the coding sequence ATGAATGTAGTTACTCTTGAAAATGTTGAAGTACAATTTCGCAAAAATGTTCTTTTAACTAATGTCAATTTGACCGTTAATGCTGGTGATTTGATTTTATTAAACGGTGATAATGGTACAGGTAAGTCTACTTTGTTAAAAGTGATTTGTGGGTTACTGCGACCTAATAATGGGAAAGTAAGTGTTTTTAATCAGGAACTATCAAAGGGCAAGTTTGCTTCTGATACTGCAGTAATGATTAATGCACCACAATTCATCGGAAATTATAGTGGCTTAGAGAATTTGTGTGCATTAGCTAGAATAAAGCATAAGATTGACGCGTCGACTGTTAAACAATATATGAAGTTAGTCGGCTTAGACCCAGAAAATAAAACAAAAGTTAAAAAATATTCTTTAGGAATGAATCAAAAATTAGGTCTTGCTCAAGCATTGATGGAAGATGAAAAGCTTATTTTGCTTGATGAACCACTTAACGGTCTTGATAAGACTTCGAAAATAAAACTTATTAACTTAATAACTAAAATTCATCATGAAAAGCCTGATAAAACATGGATTATTGTTTCTCATGATGATAGTTTTAATGAAATTTGTAATCGAAAATGGCAAATCAAAGATAAAGAGTTGAGTGTGAGTGAATAA